One Phaseolus vulgaris cultivar G19833 chromosome 11, P. vulgaris v2.0, whole genome shotgun sequence genomic window carries:
- the LOC137822486 gene encoding HVA22-like protein k: MNKVPLFRILALPLPLSLPFPEICYPSFSVSSPSNHFKLSVSVLRSMQVGLRPFLVAPNLFLRPACCSIGLALPVYSTFKAIEGNDPYQQQRWLLYWAAYGSFSAAEMFTEKLLSWIPFYYHIKFAFLLWLQLPTLNGARQLYCNHLRPFLLKHQARMDVIVEFVYGVMNKVISDHQTELQLARALAVKFLMTGTQMIRDLIHPVRRKCNRIEPQKRQVQDSESED; encoded by the exons ATGA aTAAAGTTCCCCTCTTTCGTATATTGGCTTTACCTTTACCTTTATCTTTACCTTTTCCAGAGATTTGTTACCCTTCATTCTCGGTTTCTTCACCATCAAACCACTTCAAGCTTTCTGTTTCTGTTCTGAGATCAATGCAGGTGGGTTTGAGACCATTCCTTGTTGCTCCCAATCTCTTTCTCCGCCCAGCATG CTGTTCTATAGGGCTTGCACTTCCCGTGTATTCCACGTTTAAAGCTATCGAGGGCAATGATCCGTATCAGCAACAGAGATGGCTGTTGTATTGGGCAG CTTATGGATCTTTTAGTGCCGCAGAAATGTTTACTGAAAAATTACTTTCCTG GATTCCTTTCTATTATCATATAAAGTTTGCATTTCTTCTTTGGCTACAACTTCCCACTCTCAAT GGTGCAAGACAATTGTACTGTAATCACTTGCGTCCATTCCTGTTGAAGCATCAAGCTAGAATGGATGTGATTGTCGAATTTGTGTATGGTGTAATG AATAAAGTTATTAGTGATCACCAAACTGAATTGCAGCTTGCAAGAGCTCTAGCAGTGAAGTTTTTAATGACAG GAACTCAGATGATTAGGGATCTGATTCATCCAGTTAGGAGGAAGTGTAATCGCATTGAACCCCAAAAGAGGCAGGTTCAGGATTCAGAATCAGAAGattaa
- the LOC137833028 gene encoding arabinosyltransferase RRA3-like encodes MIGRRDREGPLMRNNSTNSLRKSRVLTAVAIGVLIGCVFAFLFPNGFFVSDSVAANRRLPQAGSMTQENSAGCESSDRVNLLKSEFVAVSEKNAELKKQVRELTERLRLAAQGEDQAQKQFLTLGKQQKAGPFGTVKGLRTNPTVVPDESVNPRLGKILEKVAVKRELIVGLANTNVKEMLEVWFTSIKRVGITNYLVIALDDEIAKFCESNQVPVYKRDPDDGVDIIGRTGSNHAVSGLKFRILREFLQLGYSVLLSDVDIVYLQNPFDHLYRDSDVESMSDGHNNMTAYGYNDVFDEPAMGWARYAHTMRIWVFNSGFFYIRPTIPSIELLDRVATRLSKEKAWDQAVFNEELFYPSHPGYEGLHAAKRTMDMYLFMNSKVLFKTVRNDANLSKLKPVIIHVNYHPAKLPRMKAIVEYYIDGKQDALKPFPDGSEW; translated from the exons ATGATTGGGCGCAGAGACAGAGAGGGACCCCTGATGAGGAACAACAGCACAAACTCTCTACGCAAATCAAGGGTCCTAACCGCAGTTGCAATTGGCGTCCTTATTGGATGCGTCTTCGCTTTCTTGTTCCCCAATGGCTTCTTCGTCTCTGACTCTGTCGCTGCCAATCGCCGCCTCCCTCAGGCGGGATCCATGACCCAG gaaaATTCAGCTGGATGTGAATCCTCAGATCGGGTCAACTTATTGAAATCAGAGTTTGTAGCGGTATCAGAGAAGAATGCTGAGCTGAAAAAACAGGTGAGGGAATTGACTGAAAGGCTTCGGCTTGCAGCACAAGGGGAAGACCAGGCTCAAAAGCAGTTCCTTACGCTAGGTAAACAGCAGAAGGCTGGACCTTTTGGTACTGTAAAGGGATTGAGAACCAACCCTACTGTTGTTCCTGATGAGTCTGTGAACCCGAGATTGGGAAAGATATTAGAGAAAGTTGCAGTTAAACGAGAGCTTATAGTTGGACTGGCAAACACCAATGTAAAGGAGATGCTAGAGGTCTGGTTCACCAGCATCAAGAGAGTTGGCATAACCAACTATCTAGTTATTGCTTTAGACGATGAGATTGCAAAGTTTTGTGAATCAAATCAAGTGCCAGTGTATAAAAGAGATCCAGATGATGGTGTTGATATAATTGGAAGAACCGGGAGTAACCATGCTGTCTCTGGTCTAAAATTTCGTATTCTAAGAGAATTTTTGCAGTTGGGATATAGTGTTCTTCTATCAGATGTCGACATTGTATATTTGCAGAATCCATTTGATCATCTATACCGGGATTCAGACGTGGAGTCCATGAGCGATGGTCACAATAACATGACAGCTTACGGCTATAACGATGTCTTTGATGAACCTGCAATGGGTTGGGCTAGATATGCTCATACTATGAGGATATGGGTTTTCAACTCTGGTTTCTTCTATATCAGACCAACAATCCCTTCAATAGAGCTTTTGGATCGCGTGGCAACACGACTTTCGAAAGAGAAAGCATGGGACCAGGCTGTTTTCAATGAGGAACTCTTTTACCCCTCACATCCTGGTTATGAGGGGCTTCATGCTGCCAAAAGAACTATGGATATGTATCTCTTCATGAATAGCAAGGTTCTGTTCAAGACAGTGAGGAATGATGCTAACCTCAGCAAATTGAAGCCTGTAATTATTCACGTGAATTATCACCCTGCTAAGCTTCCACGAATGAAAGCAATTGTTGAATACTACATTGATGGGAAGCAGGATGCTCTCAAACCTTTCCCTGATGGCTCAGAATGGTAA